From Xyrauchen texanus isolate HMW12.3.18 chromosome 36, RBS_HiC_50CHRs, whole genome shotgun sequence, one genomic window encodes:
- the LOC127629605 gene encoding zinc finger protein 239-like, producing MEKMEFVKEEKEDMSYLEPYNIKHEDTEEQIDIIKVKEETQELNEVVEEHQDQKPHHFLSGEKSFFSCAETENNFSQNKTQTTEDKNSFTCTQCGKSFKRKDSLKTHLRIHTEEKPFTCSQCGKSFTRNHGLKTHLRIHTGEKPFTCPECGKSFKWAPTLKYHLLSHSGLKSFHCDQCGESFISASVLKKHLNVHAKPYFCLCGKNFSSPSILKAHENTHTGVKDHVCSDCGKGFTVPSELKKHQRIHTGEKPYKCSQCDKSFVQSGQLKTHERIHTGEKPHKCSHCDKSFALPAYLKTHERVHTGEKPYKCSQCDKSFTQLGQLKTHQRVQMCRTSAVYVGGVFQDCSI from the exons ATGGAAAAGATGGAGTTTGTTAAAGAGGAGAAAGAAGACATGAGTTATCTAGAGCCATACAACATaaaacatgaagatactgaggaacaaataG ACATCATAAAAGTGAAAGAAGAAAcccaagaactgaatgaagtggtGGAGGAACATCAGGATCAGAAGCCTCATCATTTCTTAAGTGGAGAAAAATCGTTTTTTAGTTGTGCAGAGACTGAAAATAATTTCTCACAAAACAAAACTCAGACAACAGAGGACAAAAACTCTTTCACctgcactcagtgtggaaagagttttaaacGTAAAGACAGTCTTAAAACACACTTAAGAATCCACACGGAAGAGAAACCTTttacctgctctcagtgtggaaagagttttacacgTAATCACGGCCTTAAAACACActtaagaattcacactggagaaaaaccttttaCATGTCCTGAGTGTGGCAAGAGTTTTAAATGGGCACCCACTTTGAAGTATCATCTACTCTCTCACTCTGGTCTAAAGTCTTTTCACTGTGATCAGTGTGGTGAAAGTTTTATTTCAGCATCAGTTCTAAAAAAACATCTGAATGTTCATGCAAAGCCATACTTCTGTTTATGTGGAAAGAATTTTTCATCTCCGAGCATTTTGAAAGCACATGAGAATACACACACTGGTGTTAAAGATCATGTGTGCTCTGACTGTGGAAAGGGCTTCACTGTACCCAGCGAATTAAAAAAACACCAGaggattcatactggagaaaaaccttacaagtgctctcaATGTGACAAAAGTTTCGTTCAGTCAGGACaattgaaaacacatgagagaattcatactggagagaaaccgcacaagtgctcacattgtgaTAAAAGTTTTGCTCTGCCGGcatacctgaaaacacatgagagagttcatactggagagaaaccgtacaAGTGCTCTCAATGTGACAAAAGTTTCACTCAGTTAGGACAACTGAAAACACATCAGAGAGTTCAAATGTGTAGAACCAGTGCAGTCTATGTAGGAGGAGTTTTTCAAGACTGCAGTATCTAA